The following proteins are co-located in the Eriocheir sinensis breed Jianghai 21 chromosome 34, ASM2467909v1, whole genome shotgun sequence genome:
- the LOC127007053 gene encoding protein AF-10-like isoform X2 has protein sequence MKPKQEDPKEMVGGCCVCSDENGWTENPLVYCDGQGCNVAVHQACYGIVTVPTGAWFCRKCESQERAARVHSGGRRIFSQRCELCPSKDGALKRTDSGGWAHVVCALYIPEVRFGNVTTMEPIMLQLIPQERFNKSCYICEESGKESRAVIGACMQCNKSGCKQHFHVTCAQSMGLLCEEAGNYLDNVKYCGYCQYHFSKLRKGSHVKTIPPYRPVPLEAGTSDDDKTSGAIDSRDPKSKKRTGRPPGVKPAANREGKIGDLIAPGSSGSGSSGTVEHHERGPLGEDSTGTTPGSSGMSLGATSASSLPSTIKTERTTKVTEPNTGVSASQSVATVTKTMASITVSAFASSSTSSAPPPQTTSSLTPSFVTSLPSVAVPFTHTNVSSTASLLTTTPSLATTVSSLVSSVSSSIPSSLSSSLSSIITSVPSSVVTTVASLARPKLSEPQNPSTTPHESSSQHPLSHNHSTSQVHPSLSAEGEKDKDKQQERNRKLRRNGPRTPSGNSNFGDTESIVSNDEAQSSDLVLNICEEKNLSVEKESNKVPSKPLDSSDDGGSLNVQFTPNIGSKSVSDPFTPTLADFSTNEPVKRRSQERGRRSKRGMSKRGRPGGGRDTGGRDSGASSPDSFTSESAPAPKRGRKKVDSKESLTSVITNGVGANTLLLGNQLNPSSAVAQKMTDTLHAELEAHSIYKDEDKISNMLVGPSLPGKKESFFSLIQNTNGSSNLATSNQPPPFPQSLEQLLERQWEQGSQFLMEQAQHFDIASLLSCLHQLRQENVRLEETVSSLISRRDHLLAVNARLSVPLSSPTPASTSSPVGTNPTPPSVSATSSNSSSSTPSSVPALTTSVNSHNINPRPSSRGSAPAPLPPRPHSQGHHQSGAGSHTVAPPGGGGGHRGASPHDRRGPSPQDRRGTSPHDRRAPPPQVPVENGLGEQEYRYRSPGTEHRQQSPMLPPGAQPSPTTSLRHSPAGGNYHSSVSPHGVGSPSPSGVPHGHPPSSHGPPPHHSMPPSHGPSAHGQGPLSHGSPHGPPPHGAPPHGPPPPMVSVAPTSAHSVAISRQSDHRGEMVRLHQGPPAPPQHSGPNLGPGGYSVYQMVSPVPGPHHSPVPPMSQPHPPPHAQVMRRDLVESGRGATGNMEKR, from the exons GAATGGCTGGACTGAAAACCCTCTCGTGTACTGCGATGGCCAGGGCTGCAATGTCGCCGTGCACCAAG CCTGTTATGGTATAGTAACAGTACCAACAGGGGCCTGGTTTTGTCGCAAGTGTGAGAGTCAAGAACGTGCTGCTAGAGTT CACTCAGGCGGGAGGCGCATTTTTTCACAGAGATGCGAACTGTGCCCGAGTAAAGATGGGGCGCTCAAGCGCACCGACTCTGGGGGCTGGGCACACGTGGTTTGTGCGCTTTACATCCCTGAGGTGCGTTTTGGCAACGTCACTACCATGGAGCCCATCATGCTGCAGTTGATTCCTCAGGAAAGATTCAACAAG TCATGCTACATTTGTGAGGAAAGTGGCAAGGAAAGCAGAGCCGTCATTGGAGCGTGCATGCAGTGCAACAAGTCAGGTTGTAAGCAACACTTCCATGTAACATGTGCCCAGTCAATGGGACTCTTATGTGAAGAAGCTGGCAACTACCTGGATAATGTAAAGTACTGTGGCTATTGCCAGTACCACTTTTCTAAACTG aggaaaggaagccaTGTGAAGACTATCCCTCCATACCGTCCCGTCCCTTTGGAGGCTGGAACTTCAGATGACGACAAAACCTCTGGCGCAATTGATTCCAGAGACCCAAAGTCCAAGAAGAGAACAGGACGTCCCCCTGGTGTCAAACCCGCAGCCAACCGGGAAGGGAAAATTGGTGACCTTATAGCACCTGGCAGCAGTGGTAGTGGTTCTAGTGGAACAGTGGAACACCATGAGCGAGGTCCATTGGGTGAAGACAGTACTGGTACCACCCCTGGAAGCTCTGGCATGTCTTTAGGAGCCACCAGTGCTAGTTCCTTACCTTCCACAATCAAGACTGAAAGAACGACAAAAGTAACAGAACCTAATACTGGTGTGAGTGCTTCCCAATCTGTGGCTACTGTGACTAAGACAATGGCCTCGATAACAGTCAGTGCTTTTGCCTCAAGCTCAACATCAAGTGCTCCCCCACCTCAAACAACCTCATCTCTGACCCCATCTTTTGTTACCTCACTGCCCTCTGTAGCAGTTCCTTTTACACACACAAATGTTTCATCTACAGCATCACTTTTAACAACAACTCCTTCACTGGCAACCACAGTTTCCAGTTTAGTATCATCTGTGTCGTCATCCATACCATCGTCATTATCCTCGTCATTGTCATCAATAATAACAAGTGTGCCATCCTCTGTTGTGACCACTGTGGCATCCCTCGCTCGACCCAAACTGTCTGAGCCACAGAACCCAAGCACAACCCCTCATGAGAGCTCCAGCCAACACCCCCTGTCACACAACCACTCAACAAGCCAGGTACATCCTTCCCTATCtgctgaaggagagaaggataaagacaaGCAGCAGGAACGTAACAGAAAATTGCGCCGAAATGGGCCGAGGACTCCAAGTGGAAATAGTAATTTTGGAGACACTGAATCAATTGTTTCCAATGATGAAGCCCAGTCCAGTGATTTAGTGCTTAAtatatgtgaagaaaaaaatctTAGTGTTGAAAAAGAATCAAACAAAGTGCCAAGTAAACCTTTAGATTCCTCAGATGATGGTGGAAGCTTGAATGTGCAGTTCACTCCAAACATTGGCTCAAAAAGTGTATCTGATCCTTTCACGCCAACTCTAGCTGACTTCAGTACTAATGAGCcagtgaagaggagaag tcaagagagaggaaggagatcaaAGCGAGGAATGAGTAAACGTGGCCGCCCTGGAGGAGGCCGGGACACGGGTGGAAGAGACTCTGGGGCCTCCTCCCCAGACTCCTTCACTAGCGAGTCCGCGCCAGCTccaaaacgaggaaggaagaaagtggattCTAAAGA GTCACTTACATCAGTGATAACCAACGGTGTAGGAGCCAATACTCTTCTGCTGGGGAACCAACTTAACCCTTCATCAGCTGTTGCTCAGAAGATGACTGATACCCTCCATGCTGAGCTTGAAGCACACTCCATTTACAAAGATGAAGACAAGATTAGCAACATGTTGGTCGGGCCATCACTCCCTGGGAAAAAAGAG AGTTTCTTTTCTCTCATACAGAATACCAATGGTAGCAGCAACTTGGCAACTAGCAACcaacctcccccctttccccaaaGTCTGGAGCAGCTTTTGGAGCGGCAGTGGGAGCAAGGCAGCCAGTTTCTGATGGAGCAAGCTCAGCATTTTGACA TTGCATCACTGTTGTCCTGTCTACATCAGCTGAGGCAAGAAAATGTTCGCTTAGAAGAAACTGTGAGCTCTCTAATATCACGGAGGGATCATCTTCTGGCTGTCAATGCGCGTCTCTCGGTTCCTCTCAGCTCTCCAACACCCGCCAGCACCTCATCCCCAGTGGGAACTAACCCTACCCCTCCTTCAGTGTCTGCCACTTCATCTAACTCTTCATCATCAACACCGTCTTCAGTCCCTGCTCTCACAACATCAGTCAACTCCCACAACATAAATCCTCGGCCATCAAGTCGGGGCTCAGCTCCAGcgccccttcctcctcgccctcattCTCAGGGACACCATCAGTCTG GAGCTGGCAGCCACACAGTAGCCCCACCtgggggaggtggaggacacAGAGGGGCATCTCCACATGATAGAAGAGGACCATCACCACAAGACAGGAGAGGCACTTCACCCCATGATAGGCGGGCTCCGCCTCCTCAGGTTCCAGTTGAAAATGGCCTTGGGGAGCAAGAGTATCGCTATCGAAGTCCTGGTACAGAGCACAGACAGCAATCCCCCATGCTACCCCCTGGGGCCCAGCCAAGTCCTACTACATCTCTCAG GCACAGTCCAGCTGGAGGCAACTACCATTCAAGTGTCTCTCCACATGGAGTTGGCTCCCCAAGTCCTTCTGGTGTCCCCCATggtcatcctccttcctcccatggtCCACCTCCCCATCACTCCATGCCTCCATCACATGGACCTTCAGCTCATGGCCAGGGACCCCTCAGCCATGGGTCACCACATGGACCTCCTCCCCATGGAGCCCCTCCACATGGGCCCCCACCACCAATGGTGTCTGTGGCTCCAACCTCAGCTCACAGTGTAGCCATTAGCAGACAGTCAGACCATCGTGGAGAGATGGTGAGATTACACCAAGGACCCCCAGCACCGCCCCAACACTCGGGCCCCAACCTTGGACCTGGCGGCTACTCAGTGTACCAGATGGTGTCTCCAGTGCCTGGGCCACACCACTCCCCAGTGCCACCCATGAGCCAGCCTCACCCACCACCTCATGCCCAA GTGATGCGTCGTGACCTAGTTGAGTCTGGTCGGGGGGCAACTGGGAACATGGAGAAGAGATGA
- the LOC127007053 gene encoding protein AF-10-like isoform X3, whose protein sequence is MKPKQEDPKEMVGGCCVCSDENGWTENPLVYCDGQGCNVAVHQACYGIVTVPTGAWFCRKCESQERAARVHSGGRRIFSQRCELCPSKDGALKRTDSGGWAHVVCALYIPEVRFGNVTTMEPIMLQLIPQERFNKSCYICEESGKESRAVIGACMQCNKSGCKQHFHVTCAQSMGLLCEEAGNYLDNVKYCGYCQYHFSKLRKGSHVKTIPPYRPVPLEAGTSDDDKTSGAIDSRDPKSKKRTGRPPGVKPAANREGKIGDLIAPGSSGSGSSGTVEHHERGPLGEDSTGTTPGSSGMSLGATSASSLPSTIKTERTTKVTEPNTGVSASQSVATVTKTMASITVSAFASSSTSSAPPPQTTSSLTPSFVTSLPSVAVPFTHTNVSSTASLLTTTPSLATTVSSLVSSVSSSIPSSLSSSLSSIITSVPSSVVTTVASLARPKLSEPQNPSTTPHESSSQHPLSHNHSTSQVHPSLSAEGEKDKDKQQERNRKLRRNGPRTPSGNSNFGDTESIVSNDEAQSSDLVLNICEEKNLSVEKESNKVPSKPLDSSDDGGSLNVQFTPNIGSKSVSDPFTPTLADFSTNEPVKRRRSYSQERGRRSKRGMSKRGRPGGGRDTGGRDSGASSPDSFTSESAPAPKRGRKKVDSKESLTSVITNGVGANTLLLGNQLNPSSAVAQKMTDTLHAELEAHSIYKDEDKISNMLVGPSLPGKKENTNGSSNLATSNQPPPFPQSLEQLLERQWEQGSQFLMEQAQHFDIASLLSCLHQLRQENVRLEETVSSLISRRDHLLAVNARLSVPLSSPTPASTSSPVGTNPTPPSVSATSSNSSSSTPSSVPALTTSVNSHNINPRPSSRGSAPAPLPPRPHSQGHHQSGAGSHTVAPPGGGGGHRGASPHDRRGPSPQDRRGTSPHDRRAPPPQVPVENGLGEQEYRYRSPGTEHRQQSPMLPPGAQPSPTTSLRHSPAGGNYHSSVSPHGVGSPSPSGVPHGHPPSSHGPPPHHSMPPSHGPSAHGQGPLSHGSPHGPPPHGAPPHGPPPPMVSVAPTSAHSVAISRQSDHRGEMVRLHQGPPAPPQHSGPNLGPGGYSVYQMVSPVPGPHHSPVPPMSQPHPPPHAQVMRRDLVESGRGATGNMEKR, encoded by the exons GAATGGCTGGACTGAAAACCCTCTCGTGTACTGCGATGGCCAGGGCTGCAATGTCGCCGTGCACCAAG CCTGTTATGGTATAGTAACAGTACCAACAGGGGCCTGGTTTTGTCGCAAGTGTGAGAGTCAAGAACGTGCTGCTAGAGTT CACTCAGGCGGGAGGCGCATTTTTTCACAGAGATGCGAACTGTGCCCGAGTAAAGATGGGGCGCTCAAGCGCACCGACTCTGGGGGCTGGGCACACGTGGTTTGTGCGCTTTACATCCCTGAGGTGCGTTTTGGCAACGTCACTACCATGGAGCCCATCATGCTGCAGTTGATTCCTCAGGAAAGATTCAACAAG TCATGCTACATTTGTGAGGAAAGTGGCAAGGAAAGCAGAGCCGTCATTGGAGCGTGCATGCAGTGCAACAAGTCAGGTTGTAAGCAACACTTCCATGTAACATGTGCCCAGTCAATGGGACTCTTATGTGAAGAAGCTGGCAACTACCTGGATAATGTAAAGTACTGTGGCTATTGCCAGTACCACTTTTCTAAACTG aggaaaggaagccaTGTGAAGACTATCCCTCCATACCGTCCCGTCCCTTTGGAGGCTGGAACTTCAGATGACGACAAAACCTCTGGCGCAATTGATTCCAGAGACCCAAAGTCCAAGAAGAGAACAGGACGTCCCCCTGGTGTCAAACCCGCAGCCAACCGGGAAGGGAAAATTGGTGACCTTATAGCACCTGGCAGCAGTGGTAGTGGTTCTAGTGGAACAGTGGAACACCATGAGCGAGGTCCATTGGGTGAAGACAGTACTGGTACCACCCCTGGAAGCTCTGGCATGTCTTTAGGAGCCACCAGTGCTAGTTCCTTACCTTCCACAATCAAGACTGAAAGAACGACAAAAGTAACAGAACCTAATACTGGTGTGAGTGCTTCCCAATCTGTGGCTACTGTGACTAAGACAATGGCCTCGATAACAGTCAGTGCTTTTGCCTCAAGCTCAACATCAAGTGCTCCCCCACCTCAAACAACCTCATCTCTGACCCCATCTTTTGTTACCTCACTGCCCTCTGTAGCAGTTCCTTTTACACACACAAATGTTTCATCTACAGCATCACTTTTAACAACAACTCCTTCACTGGCAACCACAGTTTCCAGTTTAGTATCATCTGTGTCGTCATCCATACCATCGTCATTATCCTCGTCATTGTCATCAATAATAACAAGTGTGCCATCCTCTGTTGTGACCACTGTGGCATCCCTCGCTCGACCCAAACTGTCTGAGCCACAGAACCCAAGCACAACCCCTCATGAGAGCTCCAGCCAACACCCCCTGTCACACAACCACTCAACAAGCCAGGTACATCCTTCCCTATCtgctgaaggagagaaggataaagacaaGCAGCAGGAACGTAACAGAAAATTGCGCCGAAATGGGCCGAGGACTCCAAGTGGAAATAGTAATTTTGGAGACACTGAATCAATTGTTTCCAATGATGAAGCCCAGTCCAGTGATTTAGTGCTTAAtatatgtgaagaaaaaaatctTAGTGTTGAAAAAGAATCAAACAAAGTGCCAAGTAAACCTTTAGATTCCTCAGATGATGGTGGAAGCTTGAATGTGCAGTTCACTCCAAACATTGGCTCAAAAAGTGTATCTGATCCTTTCACGCCAACTCTAGCTGACTTCAGTACTAATGAGCcagtgaagaggagaag GTCTTATAgtcaagagagaggaaggagatcaaAGCGAGGAATGAGTAAACGTGGCCGCCCTGGAGGAGGCCGGGACACGGGTGGAAGAGACTCTGGGGCCTCCTCCCCAGACTCCTTCACTAGCGAGTCCGCGCCAGCTccaaaacgaggaaggaagaaagtggattCTAAAGA GTCACTTACATCAGTGATAACCAACGGTGTAGGAGCCAATACTCTTCTGCTGGGGAACCAACTTAACCCTTCATCAGCTGTTGCTCAGAAGATGACTGATACCCTCCATGCTGAGCTTGAAGCACACTCCATTTACAAAGATGAAGACAAGATTAGCAACATGTTGGTCGGGCCATCACTCCCTGGGAAAAAAGAG AATACCAATGGTAGCAGCAACTTGGCAACTAGCAACcaacctcccccctttccccaaaGTCTGGAGCAGCTTTTGGAGCGGCAGTGGGAGCAAGGCAGCCAGTTTCTGATGGAGCAAGCTCAGCATTTTGACA TTGCATCACTGTTGTCCTGTCTACATCAGCTGAGGCAAGAAAATGTTCGCTTAGAAGAAACTGTGAGCTCTCTAATATCACGGAGGGATCATCTTCTGGCTGTCAATGCGCGTCTCTCGGTTCCTCTCAGCTCTCCAACACCCGCCAGCACCTCATCCCCAGTGGGAACTAACCCTACCCCTCCTTCAGTGTCTGCCACTTCATCTAACTCTTCATCATCAACACCGTCTTCAGTCCCTGCTCTCACAACATCAGTCAACTCCCACAACATAAATCCTCGGCCATCAAGTCGGGGCTCAGCTCCAGcgccccttcctcctcgccctcattCTCAGGGACACCATCAGTCTG GAGCTGGCAGCCACACAGTAGCCCCACCtgggggaggtggaggacacAGAGGGGCATCTCCACATGATAGAAGAGGACCATCACCACAAGACAGGAGAGGCACTTCACCCCATGATAGGCGGGCTCCGCCTCCTCAGGTTCCAGTTGAAAATGGCCTTGGGGAGCAAGAGTATCGCTATCGAAGTCCTGGTACAGAGCACAGACAGCAATCCCCCATGCTACCCCCTGGGGCCCAGCCAAGTCCTACTACATCTCTCAG GCACAGTCCAGCTGGAGGCAACTACCATTCAAGTGTCTCTCCACATGGAGTTGGCTCCCCAAGTCCTTCTGGTGTCCCCCATggtcatcctccttcctcccatggtCCACCTCCCCATCACTCCATGCCTCCATCACATGGACCTTCAGCTCATGGCCAGGGACCCCTCAGCCATGGGTCACCACATGGACCTCCTCCCCATGGAGCCCCTCCACATGGGCCCCCACCACCAATGGTGTCTGTGGCTCCAACCTCAGCTCACAGTGTAGCCATTAGCAGACAGTCAGACCATCGTGGAGAGATGGTGAGATTACACCAAGGACCCCCAGCACCGCCCCAACACTCGGGCCCCAACCTTGGACCTGGCGGCTACTCAGTGTACCAGATGGTGTCTCCAGTGCCTGGGCCACACCACTCCCCAGTGCCACCCATGAGCCAGCCTCACCCACCACCTCATGCCCAA GTGATGCGTCGTGACCTAGTTGAGTCTGGTCGGGGGGCAACTGGGAACATGGAGAAGAGATGA
- the LOC127007053 gene encoding protein AF-10-like isoform X4, which produces MKPKQEDPKEMVGGCCVCSDENGWTENPLVYCDGQGCNVAVHQACYGIVTVPTGAWFCRKCESQERAARVRCELCPSKDGALKRTDSGGWAHVVCALYIPEVRFGNVTTMEPIMLQLIPQERFNKSCYICEESGKESRAVIGACMQCNKSGCKQHFHVTCAQSMGLLCEEAGNYLDNVKYCGYCQYHFSKLRKGSHVKTIPPYRPVPLEAGTSDDDKTSGAIDSRDPKSKKRTGRPPGVKPAANREGKIGDLIAPGSSGSGSSGTVEHHERGPLGEDSTGTTPGSSGMSLGATSASSLPSTIKTERTTKVTEPNTGVSASQSVATVTKTMASITVSAFASSSTSSAPPPQTTSSLTPSFVTSLPSVAVPFTHTNVSSTASLLTTTPSLATTVSSLVSSVSSSIPSSLSSSLSSIITSVPSSVVTTVASLARPKLSEPQNPSTTPHESSSQHPLSHNHSTSQVHPSLSAEGEKDKDKQQERNRKLRRNGPRTPSGNSNFGDTESIVSNDEAQSSDLVLNICEEKNLSVEKESNKVPSKPLDSSDDGGSLNVQFTPNIGSKSVSDPFTPTLADFSTNEPVKRRRSYSQERGRRSKRGMSKRGRPGGGRDTGGRDSGASSPDSFTSESAPAPKRGRKKVDSKESLTSVITNGVGANTLLLGNQLNPSSAVAQKMTDTLHAELEAHSIYKDEDKISNMLVGPSLPGKKESFFSLIQNTNGSSNLATSNQPPPFPQSLEQLLERQWEQGSQFLMEQAQHFDIASLLSCLHQLRQENVRLEETVSSLISRRDHLLAVNARLSVPLSSPTPASTSSPVGTNPTPPSVSATSSNSSSSTPSSVPALTTSVNSHNINPRPSSRGSAPAPLPPRPHSQGHHQSGAGSHTVAPPGGGGGHRGASPHDRRGPSPQDRRGTSPHDRRAPPPQVPVENGLGEQEYRYRSPGTEHRQQSPMLPPGAQPSPTTSLRHSPAGGNYHSSVSPHGVGSPSPSGVPHGHPPSSHGPPPHHSMPPSHGPSAHGQGPLSHGSPHGPPPHGAPPHGPPPPMVSVAPTSAHSVAISRQSDHRGEMVRLHQGPPAPPQHSGPNLGPGGYSVYQMVSPVPGPHHSPVPPMSQPHPPPHAQVMRRDLVESGRGATGNMEKR; this is translated from the exons GAATGGCTGGACTGAAAACCCTCTCGTGTACTGCGATGGCCAGGGCTGCAATGTCGCCGTGCACCAAG CCTGTTATGGTATAGTAACAGTACCAACAGGGGCCTGGTTTTGTCGCAAGTGTGAGAGTCAAGAACGTGCTGCTAGAGTT AGATGCGAACTGTGCCCGAGTAAAGATGGGGCGCTCAAGCGCACCGACTCTGGGGGCTGGGCACACGTGGTTTGTGCGCTTTACATCCCTGAGGTGCGTTTTGGCAACGTCACTACCATGGAGCCCATCATGCTGCAGTTGATTCCTCAGGAAAGATTCAACAAG TCATGCTACATTTGTGAGGAAAGTGGCAAGGAAAGCAGAGCCGTCATTGGAGCGTGCATGCAGTGCAACAAGTCAGGTTGTAAGCAACACTTCCATGTAACATGTGCCCAGTCAATGGGACTCTTATGTGAAGAAGCTGGCAACTACCTGGATAATGTAAAGTACTGTGGCTATTGCCAGTACCACTTTTCTAAACTG aggaaaggaagccaTGTGAAGACTATCCCTCCATACCGTCCCGTCCCTTTGGAGGCTGGAACTTCAGATGACGACAAAACCTCTGGCGCAATTGATTCCAGAGACCCAAAGTCCAAGAAGAGAACAGGACGTCCCCCTGGTGTCAAACCCGCAGCCAACCGGGAAGGGAAAATTGGTGACCTTATAGCACCTGGCAGCAGTGGTAGTGGTTCTAGTGGAACAGTGGAACACCATGAGCGAGGTCCATTGGGTGAAGACAGTACTGGTACCACCCCTGGAAGCTCTGGCATGTCTTTAGGAGCCACCAGTGCTAGTTCCTTACCTTCCACAATCAAGACTGAAAGAACGACAAAAGTAACAGAACCTAATACTGGTGTGAGTGCTTCCCAATCTGTGGCTACTGTGACTAAGACAATGGCCTCGATAACAGTCAGTGCTTTTGCCTCAAGCTCAACATCAAGTGCTCCCCCACCTCAAACAACCTCATCTCTGACCCCATCTTTTGTTACCTCACTGCCCTCTGTAGCAGTTCCTTTTACACACACAAATGTTTCATCTACAGCATCACTTTTAACAACAACTCCTTCACTGGCAACCACAGTTTCCAGTTTAGTATCATCTGTGTCGTCATCCATACCATCGTCATTATCCTCGTCATTGTCATCAATAATAACAAGTGTGCCATCCTCTGTTGTGACCACTGTGGCATCCCTCGCTCGACCCAAACTGTCTGAGCCACAGAACCCAAGCACAACCCCTCATGAGAGCTCCAGCCAACACCCCCTGTCACACAACCACTCAACAAGCCAGGTACATCCTTCCCTATCtgctgaaggagagaaggataaagacaaGCAGCAGGAACGTAACAGAAAATTGCGCCGAAATGGGCCGAGGACTCCAAGTGGAAATAGTAATTTTGGAGACACTGAATCAATTGTTTCCAATGATGAAGCCCAGTCCAGTGATTTAGTGCTTAAtatatgtgaagaaaaaaatctTAGTGTTGAAAAAGAATCAAACAAAGTGCCAAGTAAACCTTTAGATTCCTCAGATGATGGTGGAAGCTTGAATGTGCAGTTCACTCCAAACATTGGCTCAAAAAGTGTATCTGATCCTTTCACGCCAACTCTAGCTGACTTCAGTACTAATGAGCcagtgaagaggagaag GTCTTATAgtcaagagagaggaaggagatcaaAGCGAGGAATGAGTAAACGTGGCCGCCCTGGAGGAGGCCGGGACACGGGTGGAAGAGACTCTGGGGCCTCCTCCCCAGACTCCTTCACTAGCGAGTCCGCGCCAGCTccaaaacgaggaaggaagaaagtggattCTAAAGA GTCACTTACATCAGTGATAACCAACGGTGTAGGAGCCAATACTCTTCTGCTGGGGAACCAACTTAACCCTTCATCAGCTGTTGCTCAGAAGATGACTGATACCCTCCATGCTGAGCTTGAAGCACACTCCATTTACAAAGATGAAGACAAGATTAGCAACATGTTGGTCGGGCCATCACTCCCTGGGAAAAAAGAG AGTTTCTTTTCTCTCATACAGAATACCAATGGTAGCAGCAACTTGGCAACTAGCAACcaacctcccccctttccccaaaGTCTGGAGCAGCTTTTGGAGCGGCAGTGGGAGCAAGGCAGCCAGTTTCTGATGGAGCAAGCTCAGCATTTTGACA TTGCATCACTGTTGTCCTGTCTACATCAGCTGAGGCAAGAAAATGTTCGCTTAGAAGAAACTGTGAGCTCTCTAATATCACGGAGGGATCATCTTCTGGCTGTCAATGCGCGTCTCTCGGTTCCTCTCAGCTCTCCAACACCCGCCAGCACCTCATCCCCAGTGGGAACTAACCCTACCCCTCCTTCAGTGTCTGCCACTTCATCTAACTCTTCATCATCAACACCGTCTTCAGTCCCTGCTCTCACAACATCAGTCAACTCCCACAACATAAATCCTCGGCCATCAAGTCGGGGCTCAGCTCCAGcgccccttcctcctcgccctcattCTCAGGGACACCATCAGTCTG GAGCTGGCAGCCACACAGTAGCCCCACCtgggggaggtggaggacacAGAGGGGCATCTCCACATGATAGAAGAGGACCATCACCACAAGACAGGAGAGGCACTTCACCCCATGATAGGCGGGCTCCGCCTCCTCAGGTTCCAGTTGAAAATGGCCTTGGGGAGCAAGAGTATCGCTATCGAAGTCCTGGTACAGAGCACAGACAGCAATCCCCCATGCTACCCCCTGGGGCCCAGCCAAGTCCTACTACATCTCTCAG GCACAGTCCAGCTGGAGGCAACTACCATTCAAGTGTCTCTCCACATGGAGTTGGCTCCCCAAGTCCTTCTGGTGTCCCCCATggtcatcctccttcctcccatggtCCACCTCCCCATCACTCCATGCCTCCATCACATGGACCTTCAGCTCATGGCCAGGGACCCCTCAGCCATGGGTCACCACATGGACCTCCTCCCCATGGAGCCCCTCCACATGGGCCCCCACCACCAATGGTGTCTGTGGCTCCAACCTCAGCTCACAGTGTAGCCATTAGCAGACAGTCAGACCATCGTGGAGAGATGGTGAGATTACACCAAGGACCCCCAGCACCGCCCCAACACTCGGGCCCCAACCTTGGACCTGGCGGCTACTCAGTGTACCAGATGGTGTCTCCAGTGCCTGGGCCACACCACTCCCCAGTGCCACCCATGAGCCAGCCTCACCCACCACCTCATGCCCAA GTGATGCGTCGTGACCTAGTTGAGTCTGGTCGGGGGGCAACTGGGAACATGGAGAAGAGATGA